The nucleotide window CTTCATATAATCTTTAAGGACCTGGGCTGCTACGATAATAAGCCCGCCGGCGATGACGTACACCCCCATAATGCCAAGGATACTTAATAATGCCAGTTTTAATCCTCGATACAGTCGTTTTGTTACTGCTGGATCTTTCTGCGAATTACGCCCGATAAAGGCAACAATATACCCCGGTAATAAGGCAACGGCACATGGAGCCAAGAACGCAAAAACCCCCTGTAGGAATGAGAAATAGATAAATTCCATGAATATTAGTTATTAACTAACTGGTCAAATAAGTCGCGGTATTCCTCTTCACTTAGTGCCGTTTTATTTTTTTGAAAAACGATGTATCCATCACGATTTACCCCCACGGTGGTGGCCTGACTTTCAACGCCAAAATCTACCATAATTTGGGGATGTCCCCAGGTAGTTGGAAATTTAAATCCTTTTTCTTCCGCAAGATCTACCATAACCTCCCGAGTGTCGGTGGGATCAATTCCAATAGCCACAAAGTTCAACTGATCTTTATAATCCGGATAGACTTCTGAAAGTACCGGCCAATTCTTAGCGCAAACAGGGCACCACGAAGCCGTGAAATATACAACCAGGGGTTTATCTTCAGCCATTGCCTTTTTCAAGCTTACCGTATCACCTTTCAGTGTTTCGACTTCAAAATTTGGAGCCTTTTTTAGTTCATTTTCAACATTGGCTGATGACTGCTGCTTGCTGGGTTCTGATTCTGATTGTTCTGAAGTACAAGCCGCTGCAAAAAGGAATAGCACTAAAACGATGATTGTCAGGTTATTGAATTTTTCCATTATAGGATATCGTAATTTTTACTTTTTAGTTGATGATTAGCCAAGAACTTTTCCTTGCTAATATTCATTAATTTGTCTATTCGTTACCTTCTGGTCCCACAATTTAAGTCACATTGACCGATGTTGTTCAGTTCTTTTTAGGAGAGACTTAAACTGCCCTTCCACTTTTTCATCTACGTCCAACGGATTCTGAAAATTTTCTTCTATTTGATCTTTCCGCTGCTGGCCGCCGAGAATGACCTCAATTTCCTTGTTTACCAATCCCTTTATAGAAGCTTTGGCTACCTGGGTGGGGCTATCCATTTTACCATCAACGTTTGCTGTTTTCATCATTTCGGTATCAGTAGCAGTTGGATAAACCGTCATCACG belongs to Fodinibius sp. Rm-B-1B1-1 and includes:
- a CDS encoding TlpA disulfide reductase family protein; translation: MEKFNNLTIIVLVLFLFAAACTSEQSESEPSKQQSSANVENELKKAPNFEVETLKGDTVSLKKAMAEDKPLVVYFTASWCPVCAKNWPVLSEVYPDYKDQLNFVAIGIDPTDTREVMVDLAEEKGFKFPTTWGHPQIMVDFGVESQATTVGVNRDGYIVFQKNKTALSEEEYRDLFDQLVNN